GTGAAATTAGGAAGTGTCTTGGTCATGGGCGAGAGGAAAGCGGACCCTTACCCAAAACCAAAACGCCCCTGGAGCCAGAGCCAGGGGCGCGGGGAAGCGGGAGAAAGCGCAGGGTTTAGCGGGGCGAGTTGGTGGGGAGATGCTGAGGCGTCGCCTTCCGCTTGCGGTTGAAGGTCCAGGCCAATAGGCGTAAAAAGGTTTGGAAGAGCCAGTGGAAGGGGCGAAAGACCCAGTTGATGCCTGTGTTCAGGTAGAAGAAAGCGCGGGCGATCCAGGCCAGCGGTCGGGAGAGCAGGCGTTGGAGCCAGGGGGTGTGGGCGTAGAGAAGGGCCAGGAGGATGGTGGCTAGGTTGATGGCGAAGCGGGTCAGTTCGTGGAATTCGATGTGGGCGAATTCGGAGAGCAGGAACTCAATGCCGATGTTGAGCACCAGGAGGTAGGCGGCTGTGGCCAGGATGGGTTCCTTCTCGATGAGATGGGTGAACAGCCCGGCGGCGAAGCGCATGGTGAGGATTCCCAGGGCCACTCCGATTATCACCACGACCAGATGGCGGGAGAGGGCGATGGCGGCCACCACATTGTCCAGGCTGAAGGCCAGGTCCATGATCTCCACCATGAGCACGGTGGTCCAAAAGCCGCGCACCTTGTGGGCCAGGGCAGCCGTTTTTTCTTCTTGTTCGGCGGTGTGGAAGGCCCCCAGATGTTCGATGGCGATTTTGATCAGGTAGATGGCCCCCACAAATTGAAGCCAGGGG
Above is a genomic segment from Anaerolineae bacterium containing:
- a CDS encoding DUF475 domain-containing protein, whose amino-acid sequence is MSLPPLDLGFLTIILQLIFLEGILSFDNAAVLGAMVAPLPEHQPVPWPRVLRPLGRVLDPFLGPQRTAALRVGLLGAYLGRVLMLVMASFVIRNPWLQFVGAIYLIKIAIEHLGAFHTAEQEEKTAALAHKVRGFWTTVLMVEIMDLAFSLDNVVAAIALSRHLVVVIIGVALGILTMRFAAGLFTHLIEKEPILATAAYLLVLNIGIEFLLSEFAHIEFHELTRFAINLATILLALLYAHTPWLQRLLSRPLAWIARAFFYLNTGINWVFRPFHWLFQTFLRLLAWTFNRKRKATPQHLPTNSPR